A region of Chloroflexota bacterium DNA encodes the following proteins:
- a CDS encoding MFS transporter → MFLTQIRHRLPLLAHNRNYRWLWTSTIFSSFDEMLSFTAVTLYVLNLTGSGAALAGAWAVQTLPAMVAGSISGVLADRYNRRLIWLIAGSITAAAYALYAFAQTIEQFFVLIAIASFCLTVARNAYLAMLPDVVAEGELVDANALTAMNFNIALTTAPLLAGALVAASGAQVAFGLLAVLQLGGLFAISRVRYTQNVHHDPHPDGWLGDLRAGLHYARGHATVRHVLITALGVHFGGGALIILEALLVKQVLNAGDAGYGLLLSCAGLGAILGSLLMKPLTARWSILRVFTVAVIVTGFTYYPYAMLLWFPVTLLIVFAQTITFAMVMVLVDTIIQAEASGAQRGRMLGLSLVVRNGMTLFAMAALGPLVEPLGTLNLLFVAGTVYMLAGIYAAFTLWRVRPAMNVAVHDALAE, encoded by the coding sequence ATGTTCCTTACCCAAATCCGCCATCGCCTGCCGTTGCTGGCGCACAACCGAAACTACCGCTGGCTGTGGACCTCCACGATCTTCTCGTCGTTTGACGAGATGCTCTCGTTCACGGCTGTCACGCTCTACGTGTTGAACCTGACCGGCTCGGGCGCGGCATTGGCGGGCGCCTGGGCGGTGCAGACGCTGCCGGCGATGGTTGCCGGCTCCATTTCGGGCGTGCTGGCCGATCGCTACAACCGCCGCCTGATCTGGCTGATCGCCGGCAGCATCACGGCCGCTGCGTACGCACTGTACGCGTTCGCGCAAACGATCGAGCAGTTCTTTGTGCTGATCGCCATTGCGAGTTTCTGCCTGACGGTTGCGCGCAACGCATACCTGGCGATGCTGCCCGATGTGGTGGCCGAGGGCGAACTGGTGGACGCCAACGCGCTGACGGCGATGAACTTCAATATCGCGCTGACCACCGCGCCGCTGCTGGCGGGCGCGCTGGTGGCGGCCTCGGGCGCGCAGGTGGCGTTCGGCCTGCTGGCGGTGCTCCAGTTGGGCGGGTTGTTCGCCATCAGCCGCGTGCGCTACACGCAGAACGTGCATCACGATCCGCACCCGGACGGCTGGCTGGGCGACCTGCGTGCGGGGCTGCACTACGCGCGCGGCCACGCCACCGTGCGGCACGTGCTGATCACCGCGCTCGGCGTGCACTTCGGCGGCGGCGCGCTGATCATCCTCGAAGCGCTGCTCGTCAAGCAGGTGCTCAACGCGGGCGACGCCGGCTACGGGCTGCTGCTCTCGTGCGCCGGTCTGGGCGCCATCCTCGGCTCGCTGCTGATGAAGCCGCTCACCGCGCGCTGGTCGATCCTGCGCGTGTTTACCGTCGCCGTCATCGTCACCGGCTTCACGTACTACCCGTATGCGATGCTGCTCTGGTTCCCCGTCACGCTCCTGATCGTCTTCGCGCAGACGATCACGTTCGCGATGGTGATGGTGCTGGTCGACACGATCATCCAGGCTGAGGCATCGGGCGCGCAGCGCGGGCGTATGCTCGGCCTGTCGCTGGTCGTCCGCAACGGCATGACGCTGTTTGCCATGGCAGCGCTGGGGCCGCTGGTGGAACCACTCGGCACGCTGAACCTGCTGTTCGTGGCCGGCACCGTCTACATGCTGGCCGGCATCTACGCCGCCTTCACATTGTGGCGCGTCAGGCCGGCGATGAACGTCGCGGTGCACGACGCATTAGCCGAGTGA
- a CDS encoding MFS transporter yields MSASGTFWNRNLVIAVSTGFLNTVGNGLWSALLPLYYRQLGASDSEIGVAFTVALLANTFLQAVGGLMADRIGRRTILFAMLGATPMFLIAGTTSDWRIVLLAYSGTRMLMGTQWPALFALISESVPREAQARAFSLFEFSIGLGMTVGPALGALCISQFNMGIGSLMVIHGLIIAGTALARGSLMREGPRGAPPSARQLRAAVSPNLIWFAVSICLFALAETLTLSGPFYTLFSADVWKASETEINLLTSAASLTGVAFGLWGGHWADRTSNRRVIIAGCLGTTLTLIAWMVAPTLAWGVVPVLANFMVVELALIAQQAEQSRLTTPETRASVVGVLGAVQGFVSAGGPVVGAQLTPLFGPAAPFALGALISLASAWAMGRVKK; encoded by the coding sequence ATGAGCGCGAGCGGGACATTCTGGAATCGCAACCTGGTCATTGCCGTCAGCACCGGCTTCCTCAACACGGTCGGCAACGGGCTGTGGAGCGCGCTGCTGCCGTTGTACTACCGGCAACTGGGCGCGAGCGACAGCGAGATCGGCGTGGCGTTCACGGTGGCGTTACTGGCGAATACGTTCCTGCAGGCGGTGGGCGGGCTGATGGCCGACCGCATCGGCCGGCGCACCATTCTCTTCGCCATGCTCGGCGCCACGCCCATGTTCCTGATTGCCGGCACGACCAGCGACTGGCGCATCGTCCTGCTGGCATACTCCGGCACGCGCATGCTGATGGGCACGCAGTGGCCGGCGCTCTTCGCACTGATCAGCGAGTCGGTGCCGCGCGAGGCGCAGGCGCGCGCGTTCAGCCTGTTTGAGTTTTCCATCGGCCTCGGGATGACCGTCGGCCCCGCACTCGGCGCGCTGTGCATCAGCCAGTTCAACATGGGCATCGGCTCGCTGATGGTGATCCACGGGCTGATCATCGCGGGCACGGCGCTGGCGCGCGGCAGCCTGATGCGCGAGGGGCCGCGCGGCGCGCCGCCTTCGGCGCGGCAACTGCGCGCGGCGGTCTCCCCTAATCTTATCTGGTTCGCCGTTTCGATCTGCCTGTTCGCGCTGGCTGAGACACTGACGCTCTCCGGTCCGTTCTATACACTGTTCAGCGCCGACGTCTGGAAAGCCAGCGAGACGGAGATTAACCTGCTGACCAGCGCAGCCAGCTTGACCGGCGTCGCGTTCGGGCTGTGGGGCGGACACTGGGCCGACCGCACCAGCAACCGGCGCGTGATCATCGCCGGCTGTCTCGGTACGACGCTGACGCTCATCGCATGGATGGTCGCGCCGACGCTGGCGTGGGGAGTCGTGCCGGTGCTGGCCAACTTCATGGTCGTGGAACTGGCGCTCATCGCGCAGCAGGCCGAGCAGTCGCGGCTGACGACGCCGGAAACGCGCGCCAGCGTGGTCGGCGTGCTCGGCGCGGTGCAAGGATTCGTCAGCGCCGGCGGCCCGGTCGTCGGCGCGCAATTGACGCCGCTCTTCGGCCCGGCGGCCCCGTTCGCGCTCGGCGCGCTGATCAGCCTGGCGAGCGCCTGGGCGATGGGCCGCGTAAAAAAATAG
- a CDS encoding histidine phosphatase family protein — MKRVVLVRHGSTDANVGGVMRGWSDDPLSTLGVQQAARTAQFVRTLPPVDVIYTSTLPRAIQTGEAIARALGRELHARDDLRELNLGALEGRTERELWAYFTRGADDGRGARVMQDVTFPGGESAKGFLARVLTAWADIGQQHAGSVLVVSHGVFSMVSLGLWLEPDFTRWPRFRTDNCGVSEVVFAPAPEVVRLNETTHLRD; from the coding sequence ATGAAGCGCGTGGTGCTGGTGCGGCATGGCAGCACCGATGCGAACGTCGGTGGGGTGATGCGCGGCTGGTCGGATGATCCGTTGAGCACGCTGGGTGTTCAGCAGGCGGCGCGCACCGCGCAGTTTGTGCGCACGCTGCCGCCGGTGGATGTCATCTACACAAGCACGCTGCCGCGCGCCATTCAGACCGGCGAAGCGATTGCGCGCGCGCTGGGGCGCGAACTGCACGCGCGCGACGACCTGCGCGAGTTGAATCTCGGCGCGCTGGAAGGGCGCACGGAGCGGGAGTTATGGGCATACTTCACGCGCGGAGCGGACGACGGGCGCGGCGCGCGCGTGATGCAGGACGTGACGTTTCCTGGGGGCGAATCGGCGAAGGGATTCCTGGCGCGCGTGCTGACGGCCTGGGCGGACATCGGACAGCAGCATGCGGGATCGGTGCTGGTCGTCTCGCACGGGGTCTTCAGCATGGTCTCGCTGGGCCTGTGGTTAGAGCCGGATTTCACCCGCTGGCCCCGCTTCCGCACGGACAACTGCGGGGTGAGCGAGGTGGTATTTGCGCCCGCGCCGGAGGTGGTGCGACTGAACGAGACGACGCACCTGCGGGATTGA
- a CDS encoding NAD(P)/FAD-dependent oxidoreductase, with protein MACDYDVLVVGGGPAGALAARTAAQGGLRVLLVDKKSELGTPVQCSGALSAGALDDCDVPADPEFIAEPVFGFLTYSNSGEPSRLDYRAFGRREPLGYVVDRKRFDRYLTRLAAAAGAEVWLKARVVGLARAAGAITAQIERFTDRCAVSARVVVGADGIMSQVGVMAGLRVAAPLGDIASCLQYVVENVETCGLLEIVTGHAHAPGGYAWVFPKGHGMAEVGLGVARDRTDRDARWWLERLMSDSFMAPRFRHARIAEVQGGGVPLSAALKQMVADNVILIGDAARHVNPITGGGIHMAMRDGRLVGAFLTEHLAVTSDCSRQALRSCQARWQAQLGRTHAELYRLRRDIFRSPDPAQQDRALFETLGHYFHPDSKYRKV; from the coding sequence ATGGCTTGCGATTACGATGTGCTCGTCGTCGGCGGAGGACCCGCCGGCGCGCTGGCGGCGCGCACCGCGGCGCAGGGCGGCTTGCGGGTGCTGCTGGTGGACAAGAAGAGCGAGTTGGGTACCCCCGTGCAGTGCTCCGGCGCGCTCAGCGCCGGCGCACTCGACGATTGTGATGTGCCGGCTGACCCCGAGTTCATCGCCGAGCCGGTCTTCGGTTTCCTGACGTATTCTAATTCGGGCGAGCCAAGCCGTCTCGACTACCGCGCCTTTGGTCGCCGCGAGCCGCTCGGCTACGTGGTGGACCGCAAGCGCTTCGACCGCTACCTGACCCGGTTAGCGGCGGCGGCCGGCGCCGAGGTGTGGCTGAAAGCGCGCGTAGTCGGGCTGGCGCGCGCCGCCGGAGCCATCACGGCGCAGATCGAACGTTTCACCGATCGCTGCGCGGTGAGCGCGCGCGTGGTCGTCGGCGCCGACGGCATCATGTCGCAGGTTGGGGTGATGGCCGGCCTGCGTGTCGCGGCGCCGCTGGGCGACATCGCTTCGTGCCTGCAGTACGTGGTCGAGAACGTCGAGACATGCGGCTTGCTGGAAATCGTGACGGGCCACGCCCACGCGCCCGGCGGCTACGCCTGGGTCTTTCCCAAAGGGCACGGCATGGCCGAGGTGGGGCTGGGCGTGGCGCGCGACCGTACCGATCGCGACGCGCGCTGGTGGCTGGAGCGTCTCATGAGCGATTCGTTCATGGCGCCGCGCTTCCGCCACGCTCGCATCGCCGAAGTGCAGGGCGGCGGTGTGCCGCTGTCCGCCGCGCTGAAGCAGATGGTCGCCGACAACGTCATACTGATTGGCGACGCGGCGCGCCACGTCAACCCAATCACGGGCGGCGGCATTCACATGGCGATGCGCGACGGGCGGCTCGTGGGCGCGTTCCTGACGGAACACCTCGCCGTCACATCAGACTGCTCACGCCAGGCGCTGCGGTCGTGCCAGGCGCGCTGGCAAGCGCAGTTGGGACGCACGCATGCGGAGCTGTACCGCCTCCGGCGCGACATCTTCCGGTCTCCGGATCCGGCCCAGCAGGATCGCGCGCTGTTTGAAACGCTGGGCCACTACTTCCATCCGGACTCCAAATATCGCAAGGTCTAG
- a CDS encoding carbohydrate ABC transporter permease, producing the protein MTTATPRAPARHFHPLRIALYAVLVLAALFYLTPIYVLLITGFKSSTEAQNIFNMWVPPDVISFRAFQTAWFGAADTVGLQQGFWNSVQLVVPATLISSMIGSVNGYILAKWKFRGADLLFPLILFGMFIPYQSILIPLVQTYRIFEQFTGIKLFSTILGLIVVHCIYGIPITTLIFRNYYASIPTEMIEASRIDGANIFTIYRYILFPLSVPAFVVVLIWQFTSIWNDFLFGISLANDPRVYPITLSLNNIAGSFHVPWNIQMAAALLTAVPPLLVYIFLGRYFMRGLMAGSLKG; encoded by the coding sequence ATGACGACCGCGACTCCCCGGGCGCCCGCCCGCCACTTTCACCCGCTGCGCATCGCGCTGTATGCGGTGCTGGTCCTGGCCGCCCTGTTCTACCTGACGCCGATCTACGTGCTGCTGATCACCGGTTTCAAGAGCTCGACCGAGGCGCAGAACATCTTCAACATGTGGGTCCCGCCCGACGTGATCAGCTTCCGCGCCTTCCAGACCGCCTGGTTTGGCGCCGCGGACACGGTGGGCCTCCAGCAGGGCTTCTGGAACAGCGTGCAGTTGGTGGTGCCCGCCACGCTGATCTCGTCGATGATCGGCTCGGTCAACGGCTACATCCTGGCTAAGTGGAAGTTCCGTGGCGCGGACCTGCTCTTTCCGCTAATCCTGTTCGGCATGTTCATCCCGTACCAGAGCATCCTGATCCCGCTGGTGCAGACCTACCGCATCTTCGAGCAGTTTACCGGCATCAAACTGTTTTCGACGATCCTCGGGCTGATCGTAGTGCACTGCATCTATGGCATTCCGATCACGACGCTTATCTTCCGCAACTACTATGCGTCGATCCCGACGGAAATGATCGAGGCGTCGCGCATCGACGGCGCGAATATCTTCACGATCTACCGCTACATTTTGTTCCCGCTGTCGGTGCCGGCGTTCGTCGTGGTGCTGATCTGGCAGTTCACCTCGATCTGGAACGACTTCCTGTTCGGCATTTCGCTGGCCAATGATCCGCGCGTCTACCCGATTACCCTGTCGTTGAACAATATCGCCGGCTCGTTCCATGTGCCGTGGAACATCCAGATGGCGGCGGCGCTGCTGACCGCCGTCCCGCCGCTGCTGGTGTACATCTTCCTCGGCCGCTACTTCATGCGCGGCCTGATGGCGGGGTCGTTGAAGGGGTAG
- a CDS encoding sugar ABC transporter permease, producing the protein MSPKHRNWERVVSILLLLPSILALGIFVYAFIAWTGYISLAKWDSAAPDFTFVGLRNFEHLFIGDGTDAIRFRYDLRNMVGFTAFFLLSCIIIGFGLAVLLDQRVRGEAVFRSIFLFPMAVSFIVTGVAWRWMLTPGEANDPVGVNIIFTQLGLKNLQSTWFTDPTIAYLSPDSGVGAILNSIGLGFLTTKDFGYPLAITSLVIAAMWQLSGYTMALYLAGLRSVPDELREAARMDGASEVQVYRHIILPLLQPVTLSVVIILGHISLKIFDLVVSMTGPGPGFATDVPAYNMWKTTFDATLFSQGAAIGLVLLVLVAILIIPYLRYSIRAEAQV; encoded by the coding sequence ATGAGCCCCAAACATCGCAACTGGGAACGGGTTGTCTCAATCCTGCTGCTGCTGCCGTCCATCCTTGCGCTTGGGATATTCGTTTACGCATTCATCGCATGGACCGGCTACATCTCGCTGGCCAAGTGGGACAGCGCCGCGCCGGATTTCACCTTTGTCGGCCTGCGCAACTTCGAGCACTTGTTCATTGGCGACGGCACGGATGCGATCCGCTTTCGCTACGACCTGCGCAACATGGTCGGCTTCACGGCCTTCTTCCTGTTGAGCTGTATTATCATCGGCTTCGGGCTGGCGGTCCTGCTCGACCAGCGCGTGCGCGGCGAGGCCGTCTTCCGCAGCATCTTCCTGTTCCCGATGGCGGTCTCGTTCATCGTGACCGGCGTAGCGTGGCGCTGGATGCTGACGCCCGGCGAAGCGAACGACCCGGTCGGCGTCAACATCATTTTCACTCAGCTTGGGCTGAAAAACTTGCAGTCCACCTGGTTCACGGATCCGACCATTGCCTATCTGTCGCCGGATTCCGGCGTGGGTGCGATCCTGAACAGCATCGGTCTCGGGTTTCTGACGACCAAAGATTTCGGCTACCCGTTGGCGATTACTTCGCTGGTGATCGCGGCGATGTGGCAGCTTTCTGGCTACACGATGGCGCTCTATCTGGCCGGCCTGCGCAGCGTGCCCGACGAGTTGCGCGAAGCGGCGCGTATGGACGGGGCGAGCGAGGTGCAGGTCTACCGCCACATCATCCTGCCGCTGTTGCAGCCGGTGACGCTGAGCGTGGTGATCATCCTGGGCCACATCTCGCTGAAGATCTTCGATCTCGTGGTGTCGATGACGGGCCCAGGGCCGGGCTTCGCCACCGATGTGCCCGCCTACAACATGTGGAAGACAACATTTGACGCGACGTTGTTCTCGCAAGGAGCGGCGATCGGCCTGGTGCTGCTCGTGCTGGTCGCTATCCTGATCATCCCGTATCTGCGCTACAGTATTCGCGCGGAAGCCCAGGTGTAA
- a CDS encoding carbohydrate ABC transporter substrate-binding protein produces MAATNQKNVADKTYARIENADLIEVGWKICVPAKADADAFLKAFDPNKPWLLFGAGKKGQLLVGSWWTNGGEFAGLNEMFKLYKAANPDVEIVNAAIAGGAGTNFKGQLLTQLLGGVAPDTFQLHAGLEVETYNPPTLVVPVDDVYKSANLEAAFPKDLLTLLKYKDGHYYGVPVNIHRANVLWYNKALFTKAGITKAPETWDEFFATADKLKAAGITPVALGGKDGFELQHTFETILVGTLGADGYRGLWTGKTSWKDAKVTDALNTFKKYITYANADHDALSWASATALLINGKAAMNIMGDWANGEFTAAKFTDYGWAPTPGSKGIYDALSDSFALPAKAPNVDNAKAWLALAGSKAAQEKFNPAKGSICARTDCDPALFNAYLQSAISDWKVNAIVPSVVHGAAATPSWASKGYSDPVVLFASTGDVAKAQAALVAAAAAAGFPQ; encoded by the coding sequence ATGGCTGCGACCAACCAGAAGAACGTCGCGGACAAGACCTACGCGCGCATTGAGAACGCCGACCTGATCGAAGTCGGCTGGAAGATCTGCGTGCCGGCCAAGGCCGACGCGGATGCGTTCCTCAAGGCGTTCGACCCGAACAAGCCGTGGCTGCTGTTCGGCGCGGGCAAGAAAGGCCAGTTGCTGGTCGGCTCGTGGTGGACCAACGGCGGCGAGTTCGCCGGCCTGAACGAGATGTTCAAACTGTACAAAGCGGCGAACCCGGATGTCGAAATCGTGAATGCGGCGATCGCCGGCGGCGCGGGCACCAACTTCAAGGGCCAGTTGCTGACCCAGTTGCTGGGCGGCGTCGCGCCGGATACCTTCCAGTTGCATGCCGGCCTCGAAGTCGAGACATACAACCCGCCCACGCTGGTGGTGCCGGTGGACGACGTGTACAAGAGCGCGAACCTGGAAGCGGCGTTCCCGAAGGACCTGCTGACCCTCTTGAAGTACAAGGACGGCCACTACTACGGCGTGCCGGTGAACATCCACCGCGCCAACGTGCTGTGGTACAACAAGGCCCTGTTCACCAAAGCCGGCATTACGAAGGCCCCGGAGACCTGGGACGAGTTCTTCGCCACGGCCGACAAGCTGAAGGCCGCCGGCATCACGCCGGTCGCGCTGGGCGGCAAGGACGGCTTTGAGTTGCAGCACACCTTCGAGACGATCCTGGTCGGCACACTGGGCGCGGATGGCTATCGCGGCCTGTGGACCGGCAAGACGTCGTGGAAGGACGCGAAGGTGACTGATGCGCTGAACACGTTCAAGAAGTACATCACGTACGCCAATGCCGATCATGACGCGCTGTCGTGGGCCTCAGCCACCGCGCTGCTCATCAACGGCAAAGCGGCGATGAACATCATGGGCGACTGGGCCAACGGCGAGTTTACCGCGGCCAAGTTCACCGACTACGGCTGGGCCCCGACCCCGGGCAGCAAGGGCATCTACGACGCCCTGTCGGACTCGTTCGCGCTGCCGGCGAAGGCCCCGAACGTAGACAATGCGAAGGCGTGGCTGGCGCTGGCCGGTTCCAAGGCCGCCCAGGAGAAGTTCAACCCGGCGAAGGGTTCGATCTGCGCCCGCACCGATTGCGACCCGGCGTTGTTCAACGCCTACCTGCAGTCGGCGATCAGTGACTGGAAAGTGAACGCGATCGTGCCGAGCGTCGTGCACGGCGCGGCGGCCACCCCGAGTTGGGCCTCCAAGGGCTACTCGGACCCGGTCGTGCTGTTTGCGTCGACGGGCGACGTGGCCAAGGCGCAGGCGGCCCTGGTCGCGGCGGCCGCAGCCGCAGGCTTCCCGCAGTAA